Below is a genomic region from Sinorhizobium meliloti.
TGGCGGCAGGGTTGATAAATATTTAATGATCTTTCCCGCACGATTCCGATCTTCTGCTTGATCCTCGAATCGGCTCCGGTTCAAGAGGAAACCCACGGGCGCCGATGCCGTTTTCCAGTAAAACAAGGCTCCTATATTTGTATTTGCGCGAAGGCCAACGACGATTGGCGCGCCTGCTTTCGCGCGGAATGACGACGGCGCTGCGCTTTGCGGGGTCTACGCCCGCCCGCCTGATCGTCGCACCCACGGATCTTCGGGCCATCGATCCCTTCGCCGCCGAAGAGATCCTCGCGGGTCGTTTTCCGCTCGCCGGCCGCGTTCTGGATACCGAAGGCGAATCGCCTTTCGAAATCGACCTGCCGTCGCACGAGTTCGCGGCCCGGCTTCATTCCTTCGGCTGGCTGCGTCACATGCGGGCGATACAGGACGAAGCCGGCTCGATCAGGCTGCGCCAGATCATGGACGACTGGATGGGCAGCCATGGCCGAAGCATCGGCGAAATCTCGTGGGAAGCGGACGTGGTTGCGCAGCGCGTCATCGCCTGGCTGTCCCATTCGCCGGTGGTGCTGCGCAACGCCGAGCACGGTTTCTATCGCCGCTTCCTGAGAAGCCTTGCCCTTCAGGTCCGCTATCTCCGGAATGTCGCCGAGACCGTTTCCGATGGAGAGGCGCGCCTGAGGGTTCGCCTGGCACTCGCCATGGCCTCCGTTTCGATGCCGGCTACGGCGTCGGCGATCCGCAAGGCGTCGCGTAATCTGGATCTGGAGCTGGAGCGGCAGCTTCTGCCCGACGGGGCGCATTTCTCCCGAAACCCCCGCGCCGGGCTCGAGCTGCTGCTCGATCTGCTGCCGCTGCGCCAGACCTATGTCAATCTCGGACACGACGTGCCCTCGAGGCTCATTCCCTGCATCGACCGCATGTATCCGGCGCTCCGCTTCTTCCGCCACCAGAGCGGGGAGCTCGCCCTCTTCAACGGCGCGACTTCGGTTCTCGCCCATGAGCTCGCCTCGGTGCTCAGATATGACGAGACGTCCGGCGAGCCGTTCCGGTCCTTGCCGCACGCCCATTACGAACGTCTGGCGATGGGCGATACCGTCATCATCATGGACACCGGACGACCGCTTTCGGTCGACCTGTCGCGCAGCGCCCATGCCGGCTGCCTCTCCTTCGAGATGTCCTCCGGCAGGAACCGCTTCGTCGTCAACTCCGGCGCGCCGAAATTTGCCGGCGATCGATTTCGGCAGATGGCGCGCACGACCGCCGCGCATTCCACAGTCACCGTCGACGACACGTCCTCCTGCCGCTTTTCGCAGTCGCGCTTCCTCGGCCCGGTCATGATCAGCGGCCCCTCGCGCATCGTGATCGAGAGGAAGGACGAGCCGGGAAGCATCGAGCAGGTCAAAGCGAGTCACGACGGCTACCTTGCGCCCTTCGGCCTGATCCACGAGCGCGACATCGGAATTCTCAATGGCGGGCGGCTGCTACGCGGTCGCGACCGACTGCTGCTGGAGGATGGCAGCGATCCGGAAAATGACGACGACGCGACCGCTGTCGCCCGTTTCCACATCCATCCGGCAATCGGCATGCGCCGGCACAGCGAGAGCGAGATATATCTGACGGCACCCGATGGAGAG
It encodes:
- a CDS encoding heparinase II/III family protein, encoding MPFSSKTRLLYLYLREGQRRLARLLSRGMTTALRFAGSTPARLIVAPTDLRAIDPFAAEEILAGRFPLAGRVLDTEGESPFEIDLPSHEFAARLHSFGWLRHMRAIQDEAGSIRLRQIMDDWMGSHGRSIGEISWEADVVAQRVIAWLSHSPVVLRNAEHGFYRRFLRSLALQVRYLRNVAETVSDGEARLRVRLALAMASVSMPATASAIRKASRNLDLELERQLLPDGAHFSRNPRAGLELLLDLLPLRQTYVNLGHDVPSRLIPCIDRMYPALRFFRHQSGELALFNGATSVLAHELASVLRYDETSGEPFRSLPHAHYERLAMGDTVIIMDTGRPLSVDLSRSAHAGCLSFEMSSGRNRFVVNSGAPKFAGDRFRQMARTTAAHSTVTVDDTSSCRFSQSRFLGPVMISGPSRIVIERKDEPGSIEQVKASHDGYLAPFGLIHERDIGILNGGRLLRGRDRLLLEDGSDPENDDDATAVARFHIHPAIGMRRHSESEIYLTAPDGEAWLFACRDGALAIEEDIFFADPSGVRASSQISVTFSAASQPEIQWTFTREG